The genomic window GGAAGAGGTTCTTTCAATACCTTATGGTTACTTATCGGTTGTGTTTTAAGAACCCTGAGCTTAATGTCTTTAATTCGTACCTTGTTTTCGTTCGAGTGAAACTTGCACTTGTTTATAACCATTTCTTTATAGACTTCAGTAAACTGATAATAGTTGATATTTTCCCCAAGTTTCCCAGGCCCGTTATTTGCACCTCTTTCGATCCGAAGGAGTTCACAACTGTTTGCCTCGGTGGGCAGCACTTCCGTTTAGTTTGGGTCACCTTCGTCATCTCCATCTCCCTCTCCATTCAACTGCTCCATCATCACCATCAATGGTGGCATATTGTATGGTCTATGCCATCCGCCTCCACTCGCCTTAAACATCGCTGCTTAAGTCGGGGGATAAAGAGTGGAAAACATTTTAGCCGACACAAAGCGGCGCCTTCTTTTCTGGGCAAACAAAAGGGGCCTATAACCCAGAAAGTAAcgcgaaaaaaaagaatggtCATAGAACACGGTAAGAAGGGGACGAGACAAGACAATGGGGCAAAGGAAAAGCGTTAAACTTACGCCGCAAGAAAATCCAGATATTAGCATGAAAATGTTCTTTGCAACACGAAAGATACTTTTTAGTAGCACTGTATATTTCAGTAAGATTTGTTCTCAGTGCCTGAGAAGAAGCTGCGGAAGCCGAAGGAAGTGTCTGTCTCCTCGTGTTGTTAACAagccaacaacagcaacaaccagaGGCATTACAGCAGCCacactaaaaaaaagaaaggaaattGTAACCCTACAGATATCGCCCGTTATACAGGAAAGCCAGACATATtttttcacagattttaaCGAGGCAAAAGAGACAAGCCAGCATCGCCGATGATGGCAACTCGTCTTCAATGGCAAAGGCATTTGTCTCTGGCTCTGGATCTCTTCTAGCAGGAATATCACacatatagttatatatacaAAGCAcctatctatgtatgtatttcaGTTCCTTGTCGCATGTGGGTGGCTCAAAGgggggcgtgggcgtgggcgtggctgttgGGCGACTGGGGCAACATTGTGCGCTCTGGTATTCTTTTGGGGTTATATTTGTCATAAAAAATTGCTACAAAGTGTGCCAGGTGAAGACTGATAGGCAACTACAAGTGGCTGCAGGGAAGGTAGGGAAAACAAGACAATGGCTTTTCCTTCAAGTTGCGTTTAACTGCGGAGAGTGTTCCTCATATTTTGAAATTGCTGATTTACatagaaaatataatacaaaataatacgAAATGTAAGGAGAAATATCTGATAGATATTAGATATACTTTACGCACTTGCTATGCTTAATTTGGTGTGCTATTAAACATGGGCTACTTCGCAAAAACGCATCACACCTGAAAAAGTGCTGCTGCCAAATTGATGCTATTAAGTTGAAGTGGCCATCTAACTTACAAATTCCTTTTTAGTTTACCTAGTTAGCTGCAGCACAAAGTATTTTGTAACCCCTTTGCCATCCCGCTTTTTTCCTCAATTTAGTTGCCTTTAGTTTCTTGGCCATTTTATTCCCCTGGCAATCGCTTACTTAGTCTGTTTGCTCAAGACTCTCTCCTTTGCCGGATTCCTGCACACACTGGCCCACTTGGTGAAGATATCAACTTGAAAATTGTCGGAGACACGCCCCCAAAACACGACGCCCCCAAGAAAATAACTCCTTGTGCTTCTTTCCCCGACTCACAgctctgtatctgtatcttatAGATTGGCCAGCAGCTAAGCCAAGGAAATTCACCCATTACAATCACAGCAACAACGAGCAAAACAATTTGAGCCAAAagttgccacacccactccctccccctccccctcttTCACTTCACTTTGCTTATCGCTCTTGACTTTGCTGTGTTTTTTGCtctgttattgtttttccTGAAAGTTTATTGGCATTTAACCTGCAGTCCCGCCCCCTTTCCGCCGCCGCAGCCTGATTGATTAGGTCGATCGGGAAATGCTAATTACTGTCTGGCCCCAGAGGGCAATgaaattttcccttttcggATAGGAGATTAAATTTTTCTAATTCAGCTGTGGAAAAAGTTGACGCCACgttattttgcatttattagtttgcattataaaaagtatttcatatatttttacaaaatatttctatttataatTCAATAGTATCAAACAAATGTAGAACCAATTCTTATTTAACCGGAAAACAGAGGATAAACAAGTTTCGCATGGGTTAAAGATAAGAGAGGCTTTTAATGGCTTAACCCGCTTTCGTTATACCAGAAAGTTTGAGTCGCGTTCGCTGAAGCATTTTAGGCAACCTAATTAGCGACTTGATGATTCTTTGCCGCCCTATCGAGCACTGGAAATGATTTCATTAGGTGCGGGAAAGGGGTTGGATAATGGTCGAAATTTGGGAACGCGCTGAACTGAAGTGAAGTGCAATGTAAATTGCCTCATGATTATTAAATTGCCTCTTACTGCTGCATGAACTTGCTTTTCGGGGAGTCGTTGCTGAAAACTTGTTGAAAAGTTGAGAATGTTGCAAATTAGTTGACTCAACTTGGCTTAGGAGCTTAACCCCGGAAGGATTTGTGGGTGCATATGTGGTGCCTGATATATTTGATAATCTTGTGCATTATTGTGTATTTGTAGTACAAATTACTAACTATtaacaaatgttttattcgatttaataaattaaaaattaaaaattaattaaataagacTAGATTTAAGTCTATCTGCGCAAACTACTTTTATTCGCTTGGCCTCGTTGTCTGGTCTCATAAGTAACCAAATTGAGCGTATGATTCAACACACTCTATAGGCTTTTATGAGCAAACCGCACATACAGCTTTATAGCTTATCACCTACCGAAACTCAccccaaaacaaacacaatgCACACACATCCAGCAATGATATAACAATCTTTACAATCTTCAAACGAAAGAAAACGAAACTTGTTTGCCTTGGAGCTTAGAAAAATCAAACAAGAAAGGCCATAACGAAATGTTTTTGGGCGGGGAAGTATTTAAAGATCGACAAAGGGAGAAgatctatgtatgtataaaaaacttaaagaaCTTATTCACTGCGACTATCTATCAACGATAATTCGCTATAATCAGCTATCGTAGCATCTTTGATTTAGTGGGAACCCCGCATATCTTTTATTGATCGCCTGACAAATCCTATTTGCACGCCCAGcgtggaaaatcaattttccgGCAGGGAAATATGGTTAAGagaataataaaatgttcTTTAAGTCTTCATTTCAGGCCTCAACCCTTCGTTTTCCGTGCGTCTTTTATCATCGATCAGTCTTAGGACGGGCCACTTTTTTATGATCATGCTAAGAAGTTTACTCGTTCTAAAATCGGTGACTCACGGGTGGAAACCTTTCCgttttttatacacatttcGTTTAATGGCAATTAGTTGGAAAATTTGTTCTTCAATGCGACTTATCCGACGTTCAAGGATATTAAAGTATAGAGTTCTTGGAAATCACACATTCTGTGGTTCGGTAAAACAAACAGAAGATCTGTGCTGGAGgtggaaataaaaatccatctcattattattattatgtaatGAATGTCTGTGCAACTGCCCACACGAGCAGCGAAAATCAGCAGCCAACGCACAGCAATCTTGAGTACTGAACAACTTCAGAAGAAGTTCTCAAACGACTCAGCGAAAGTACCAGACATCAGACATGGGCGTACAGCCAAAGCTGCTGATAGGCTTCAGATGAAGATGATTGCTGCACTAGGGGAAAAATATAGTACATTATCTATTGGTAAATAAAATTCGATTACTTGTTAATATGTAGTCAATACTTTCTATTTGAACTTAAAGGTTAAGTTCAAGGTTTTTAAGATTGATTTAATCTTAACGAAACTTCGTTTTCGATATCCCTACTGTATCCTTTTTTTGGAAGTGTACAATTTACAGAAGTTCCAGATTGTGTGGGAGATTGCTGACAGTTTATTTTATGATGCTACATGCACAATGTCCAACTGAAATTATATTCTGCTTCCCAAACTGGTTAGGCTAACGAATTTCCAGGCTGATCAGCCGGATTGGTAATAGATTGTGACGTAGTTTTCAGTTCTCAGTTTTCCGCTGTGGCCTCATGTTGCTGGCCTCATGTTGCGACTAGATGCTCTTTTGTGGATTGCAACATGTGTTGCCAATGCGCATCTGCCGCTGCCGCAACAGAAATCCATACGAAATCCGTGTGTCAGTCGTTATCTGAACGTCGGGAACAGTGGATTTGTCCGCCCCTCCGTGGAGCCTCGCGACCTGAACCTACCATTTACCGGAGCCAAACGGAAGTGCCATATCTCCATCTATGCGTATGGAACTCCGCCATCTGGCCGaggaaatcaaaacaaacaaatcattGCACAAACAAGCGCTAACGCATCTCGCacatacagatacacagatataTATACTCCAAAGTTATATACTCGGATGTGCGTGAGTGGATTGGTGGGTGCGTTTTTTTGCCTCCTGGCACCGCGTCAAAAGTCGCGCGCGATTCTGCGGCAGATTTACGGCCGCGGTAATTGGTTAAAGCAAAGAATTTAATAAccattatttattaagtgtgtgaacaaattgccaaaaagaTCAAAATATGAATGATAAGTGCTAAAAGTTACCAAGTGCTAATGTGTTGAAACAAAATTGAATAcgacaataaaaaacaaattataaatagaCGTCAAAACATAGAGAAtctcaataaattaaaataaaataaaatcaaatcttgaataaatatataagtttcaaGGAATctcaaacaacaataaataaagctaTAATTGTAATAGCATAATAAACAAAGACGCaagtaatattttaatgcCACTTAAAAATCAACATCAAGTGAAACATTTCTCCGAGAACAATTAAAGTtccatttgcaaaaaataaacgCCATAATTCCATCTCTGAACAATTAATATTCCATTTAAAGCCGGTATTAACGAATTGTTTCATCTTTTAACAAGtgtcaaaacaaaaagcggCAATATTAATTGCAGATTGTCGGACAAAAGGAAATGCtttaaacaaaacaagcgACAAAGGCAAGTGCCAACAAACGCGTGTGAAAAGTATCGAAAACAAAGAGCAGAGCACTTCTAGCAAAAGGCCAACgtaaaacaacaataaaaaactgCCCGCGGCGAAACGCAATGATTTTCAAAATGCATTGGCTTATTCTGATACTACTGCCTCTCGTCTGGGCCAACAGCGGAGATTTGAAGGGAGCACCTGTGATGACCACAGTAGCTCCCACTTCGGGTCATCGGAGTAGCCATCAGCAGCAGAGATTGCAGCAGTTGCAGGAGGCGCAGCAACTGGAGGCccatcagcagcaccaccaccacttgCGGCACGAACAGCATCTGCGTGCCGAGCTGGAGGGGAACCACCAGCCGCCGATCGAGGATCTCGAGAAGAAGGCCCTCCTCGATCCACAATTGCCCATGCAGCAGCACCACTTGCGTCACCACAATCGTCATCATGTGAGCTGGGAGCAGCGCGTGTTTCCCTCGCTGCGTCATCAGCAGCACCGATTGTCCATCGGACCGGGCACAGCGATGAACACAATGACCACCGAAGCACCCACAACCATGCATCATGCCCTCATCTCCAATCACAGTCGCTATTTCGATCGGGAAGGCATCTTTCCCTCCTGGGCTGAGCCCCGCTCCACCAGAGGTCCCAACTGGCGGCAGGAGGTGGACGCGAGTGATTCCGATGAGGATAGCGAtgaggacgacgaggatgacTACGATGAGTATGATGAGGACACCGACTCCTCGAACGGCGTTGACGAGGAGCTGGCCCGACAAATGCCCAGATACTCGCTATTTACCCAGAAGCTGCCGCACATCGATCTGAAGGAGCCCGATTACAATGCCTACGACCAGTCGGATGAACTGGATATAGTTTCGAGTGGTAATCGTAATGGCAACAAATATCCCAGCGTGGCCAATCCGCACGACAAGTCCGCTGGCAAGCGCAATATATTCGATTGGCTGTTCAAACATGATAGGGAAAAAGAGGCTGTTAAGAAGCCACACATCACCAGCACTTCAACgaccacaacaaccacaaccaccacaacCGTAAAGCCCACTCAAATGCGCACTGAAAGGCCAAAACTGCAATTAATTGATGCGAATTTGAAGAATGGCGCTGGCGTAGAGGACTTCTCCAATgaggattcggattcggactCCAAGtcagaggaggaggagggctTCTCCAACGAGCAGTGGAACAAAATCGAGCACGAACACCATCTTAGGCAGCAGAAACACCAGAAGGAACTGCTGGCGATGCGCGAGAAGAGCCGGAATACCCCACTCATAAGGAACATTGAGAATGAGGTGAGTCTGGCATTGCGCCCATTGTTCTCAATATTCACTGATAAGTCTGCGGCATCCCGCCGATTTCATGATGTCATtagccattgttgttgttcttgttgctctGACATTGCTCCATTATGTGGCATTGGCGACGAGGGGCATTGTGGGACTGTGGAAAGCACCTGATAAGAGATTCCGCTCATAAACAGTCAGCGATAGAGATTGTGGCCACAAATGACCAACAGTCTTCTGGTGCCAGACTGTGATTggggtt from Drosophila yakuba strain Tai18E2 chromosome 2L, Prin_Dyak_Tai18E2_2.1, whole genome shotgun sequence includes these protein-coding regions:
- the LOC6526976 gene encoding uncharacterized protein LOC6526976 isoform X2, producing MIFKMHWLILILLPLVWANSGDLKGAPVMTTVAPTSGHRSSHQQQRLQQLQEAQQLEAHQQHHHHLRHEQHLRAELEGNHQPPIEDLEKKALLDPQLPMQQHHLRHHNRHHVSWEQRVFPSLRHQQHRLSIGPGTAMNTMTTEAPTTMHHALISNHSRYFDREGIFPSWAEPRSTRGPNWRQEVDASDSDEDSDEDDEDDYDEYDEDTDSSNGVDEELARQMPRYSLFTQKLPHIDLKEPDYNAYDQSDELDIVSSGNRNGNKYPSVANPHDKSAGKRNIFDWLFKHDREKEAVKKPHITSTSTTTTTTTTTTVKPTQMRTERPKLQLIDANLKNGAGVEDFSNEDSDSDSKSEEEEGFSNEQWNKIEHEHHLRQQKHQKELLAMREKSRNTPLIRNIENEDVENIYARNYVAAKVGQKKEEHLGTPEAVIKARRLHAQKQKSERALAHAHMNQVLKEATCRVPQKRCQLVQQDPSKIYTPHCTILHRCSEDSGCCPSRSQICAAKSTHNVELHFFVKSSKHRSVIEKRTFVNHTECHCIERSTYNEETAMAHYGQSVVRATILSCTCPKSFEKILQDDGQCRCDCSSGNYDCDWLKRGNEHFAMNDRKCIQQGRCKPPTCEFGPYMDKHGRCPKQHEQPSYNAMS
- the LOC6526976 gene encoding uncharacterized protein LOC6526976 isoform X1 yields the protein MIFKMHWLILILLPLVWANSGDLKGAPVMTTVAPTSGHRSSHQQQRLQQLQEAQQLEAHQQHHHHLRHEQHLRAELEGNHQPPIEDLEKKALLDPQLPMQQHHLRHHNRHHVSWEQRVFPSLRHQQHRLSIGPGTAMNTMTTEAPTTMHHALISNHSRYFDREGIFPSWAEPRSTRGPNWRQEVDASDSDEDSDEDDEDDYDEYDEDTDSSNGVDEELARQMPRYSLFTQKLPHIDLKEPDYNAYDQSDELDIVSSGNRNGNKYPSVANPHDKSAGKRNIFDWLFKHDREKEAVKKPHITSTSTTTTTTTTTTVKPTQMRTERPKLQLIDANLKNGAGVEDFSNEDSDSDSKSEEEEGFSNEQWNKIEHEHHLRQQKHQKELLAMREKSRNTPLIRNIENEVSAAKTLEDNDGHDVENIYARNYVAAKVGQKKEEHLGTPEAVIKARRLHAQKQKSERALAHAHMNQVLKEATCRVPQKRCQLVQQDPSKIYTPHCTILHRCSEDSGCCPSRSQICAAKSTHNVELHFFVKSSKHRSVIEKRTFVNHTECHCIERSTYNEETAMAHYGQSVVRATILSCTCPKSFEKILQDDGQCRCDCSSGNYDCDWLKRGNEHFAMNDRKCIQQGRCKPPTCEFGPYMDKHGRCPKQHEQPSYNAMS